In the genome of Terriglobia bacterium, the window GCCTTCAGCCGGGAGGCGGGAATGTCCACCTTCGAATGCTTGGCACGAATTCCGTTGCGAATTCGCGTCAACATGTCAGCCACTGGATCACTTATTACCATAGTGTTTCGTACTCCGTATTGAAATCCTGCTTTGAATCCCCGGGGCGGCCGAGAACCCCTGTCGGTACGACCAGGATCTGCGCTTCTGCCCCGATACCGGCGCGTGTTTTCCTTACCAGCTCGATTTCATCACGCCGGGAATGTCGCCCTGCAGCGCCAATTGTCGAAAACAGATGCGGCACAATTCGAATTGCCGCAGATACCCTCGAGGCCGCCCACAGCGTCGGCAGCGGTTGCGATGACGCACCTTAAACTTGGGCTTTCTCTGAAAGGTCTTAACCATGTGTGAAGTTCGGGCCATAGATCGTCTCCAGAATTCTATCGGAACGGCATTCCCATCAGTTTCAGCAGGGAGCGCGCTTCGTTATCCGTCTTGGCGCTGGTGACCAGCGTGACGTTCATCCCCCGGATCTTGTCCACCTTGGCATAGTCGATCTCCGGAAACACCAGTTGGTCCCGGAGCCCCAGGGTGTAATTGCCGCGCCCATCGAAGGACTTGGTGGAGAGTCCCTTGAAGTCGCGGACCCGGGGCAGGGCAATATTGCAAAGTCGGTCAAAAAATTCGAACATCGTGTCACCGCGCAGGGTCACTGAGACGCCGATGGGCATTCCGGCACGCAGCTTAAAAGAGGCGATCGACTTCTTGGCGCGGGTGATGACGGGCTTCTGACCCGTAATCGCCGATACTTCGGCCGAGGCGACATCCAGGATCTTGGCGTTGGCAATCGCTTCGCCGACACCCATATTGACCACGATCTTCTTCAGTTGCGGGACCGCCATGATGTTCTTGTAATGAAACTCCTTCATCAGGGCCGGCGCCACTTGTTTCTTGTAGGTTTCTTTCAATCGAGCAGCCATCAGTATTCTCTCTCCCTGTGCCGTTCATCCACGGTCTGTTACGTGGCGGCAACCTTTGTCAAACCGGCGGCCTACTCCCGGCGCGTCAGCGGTCAATGGTTGACTCGCATTCCCTGCAGACCCGGACCCTTTGTCCATCGGTCAGGAGGGAATGCCCCACGCGGGTCGGCTCGTGACAACTCGGGCAGATGAGCATCACGTTGGAAATGTGGATCGGCATCTCCCGTTCCACAATCCCTCCCTTGATGTTCTTTCCGGGATTCGGTCGCGTGTGGCGCTTGATGAACATCACGTTCTCCACCACGACGCGTCCCTTCTTGGCGTCAACCTTGAGCACCTTTCCCGTCTTGCCCTTATCCCGTCCCGCCACGACCTTCACTTGGTCATTGCGACGAATCTTGAGTGCCGACATTACGTTTTATCCTTTTCAAGGCTTCATTCAAATCACTTCAGGTGCGAGCGAAATGATCTTCATAAACTTCTTCTCGCGCAACTCGCGGGCCACCGGACCGAACACGCGGGTCCCCACCGGCTCGTTGGCCTCGTTAATGAGGACGGCGGCGTTGTCGTCAAACCGGATATAGGTCCCGTCCTTGCGCCGCTGCTCTTTGCGCATGCGGACAATGACTGCTTTGACGACCTTCCCCTTCTTGACCTGGCCATCGGGACTGGCTTCCTTCACCGCCGCCGTGATCACGTCGCCCAGGCCGGCCTTCAGCCCCACATGTCCGCCAATCGGCAGGATGCACGAAATCTTGCGCGCCCCCGAATTGTCGGCCACTTCGAGCATGGTCCGCATTTGTATCATGACGATTACTCCAAGCGCCCGTGCCGCCCTTCACACCCCGGGGCGACCGGACGGGAATAGGATCTACTGCGC includes:
- a CDS encoding type Z 30S ribosomal protein S14 yields the protein MARTSHMVKTFQRKPKFKVRHRNRCRRCGRPRGYLRQFELCRICFRQLALQGDIPGVMKSSW
- the rplE gene encoding 50S ribosomal protein L5 — its product is MAARLKETYKKQVAPALMKEFHYKNIMAVPQLKKIVVNMGVGEAIANAKILDVASAEVSAITGQKPVITRAKKSIASFKLRAGMPIGVSVTLRGDTMFEFFDRLCNIALPRVRDFKGLSTKSFDGRGNYTLGLRDQLVFPEIDYAKVDKIRGMNVTLVTSAKTDNEARSLLKLMGMPFR
- the rplX gene encoding 50S ribosomal protein L24, producing MSALKIRRNDQVKVVAGRDKGKTGKVLKVDAKKGRVVVENVMFIKRHTRPNPGKNIKGGIVEREMPIHISNVMLICPSCHEPTRVGHSLLTDGQRVRVCRECESTIDR
- the rplN gene encoding 50S ribosomal protein L14; this encodes MIQMRTMLEVADNSGARKISCILPIGGHVGLKAGLGDVITAAVKEASPDGQVKKGKVVKAVIVRMRKEQRRKDGTYIRFDDNAAVLINEANEPVGTRVFGPVARELREKKFMKIISLAPEVI